The genomic window TTCCGCTCCTTTATAACCTGCTGATTATAATTACTTTTTTATAAAGGTTATAAATATTACAAGCCCTGTATGACAAATTCAAATGGTTTGTGTGGTTGAAAATAGTGCGATTGCGTGAGGAAATCAAAGAAAACAAAAGAGAAGTTCATAGCTGAACATATAGTGCGTACTATTCTGAATCATTGGAATAGGTTCTTCTGTTAGCATGACATACCGATCACGCAAAAGCCGCCCGAAAAGGCGGTTTTTGCTAATTCTTCCTAAACGAGGTACGAAAAATAACTAAATTCGTATAACACGCCCATTGAACTTTTGTTTCCAATAACCGGTTGACATATCAGCAATTGCGACGCCGGTGGAGCTTTGCGATCCGATGAATTTCCCGTTTCCTACATATATGCCAACGTGTCCATCCTTTTTATATGTATCAAAGAAAACGAGATCTCCCGGCTGCATTTCTTTTACTGAAATTTGGCGCCCTGAATTTTTTAAGGAATCTGTAGTGGAACCCACTTTAATGCCTGCTTGAGAAAATGCCCAATGAACAAAACCGGAACAATCAAATCTTCCATTCGCAATATCATAAGCGTTTCTTCCGCCGCCAAACACATAGACTGAGTTTCCGATATATTTGTATCCAGCCGTAATAACAGTGTTTTTGTTTCCATTCGTTTCTTCATTCGTATTTTGAGCAGCAGCTCCGTTTGTTAAATTGGCCTGACTATCTAATTTTTGCTTCGGAACCGCAAGATTACTAGCTTTTATATGTGATTCTGCCTTTGAAGCAATATTTTTTTCTTCTATTTTAGCAAGCTGTTCCCTTCTCAAATCGTATTGTTTTTGTTGTTCTTCGAGTTGAACCTGCATTCCTTCAAGCTCTGCTTTCTTTCTAGTCAAATCGGTAAGTTTTTGTTGTAAAGAATCTTGTTTGTTTTTATGATCCCTTTTATCAGCTTCGTACTGTTCCAAAAGCTCCTTATCAGCTTCTGCAATCATAACCACTGCTCCTACCCGATCTACAAAATCACTAAAGCTCTCAGAACCAACCAGTACTTCCAGATAGCTGACATCACGGCCGCTTGCCTGATAAGATTTTGCACGCTCCTTTAATAGTTCATTTCGTTTTGCGATTCTTTTTTCTATTTCAACAAGCTCTTTTTCCAGCTGTTTGATTTGTGAAGTTGTTTCAACAATATCTGCTTCTGCCTTCACAATCATGTTTTGATTATCTCGTATTGCTTGATTAACTTGCTGTATTTGTTTATTTAATCCGGTAAGTTCATTCTTAACCTGGGAAACTTCTTGATCTTCCTTTGATATGTTTGCTTGAATCTGCTTCTTCATTTCCGATTTTTGATTTTCTAAATCACTAACAGTTTCTGCATGTACAAATGGAGCCACAAATCCCATTGCAAACATTACAGCAGTGCACAGCACCATCACCATATTTTTCATCACTCATTGCACCTTCTTTCTCTTTTTTGAAAATAAAAAAGATTTTCCAGTAAACCGCCAACATAATGACAACTTGTAAAAAACTCTTCTTAACAATGAAATTTCTCTCTACCGAAAATCCACAATCAATATTGAGTGACAACATTCAGTTCGAAAATATTTTCAGACTATTTGTACATTTAGGAGTATAGCACCCAAATTTGTCACGTTGATAATAGGAACATTACAATTAGATTAAACCGCTTTTTGTAAAATTTTACACATATATTTAGAACAAGGATTTTTCTCTCGTCCGCATTCTTTACAAGATGGACTGTTTCTTGATATGACATAGAAAACTGAGGCGATTGATTATTTTAAAAACAAAGTCAACGAAGTAATAAAAAACACTCGTTTGTAAAAAATAGATCAGAATTGTAACGAAAGGAGGTTTGAAAATGACCAACCGTAATGATAATCGGGAACGACGAAATAAATACCCGAATAACCAAAAG from Bacillus methanolicus includes these protein-coding regions:
- a CDS encoding C40 family peptidase, which codes for MKNMVMVLCTAVMFAMGFVAPFVHAETVSDLENQKSEMKKQIQANISKEDQEVSQVKNELTGLNKQIQQVNQAIRDNQNMIVKAEADIVETTSQIKQLEKELVEIEKRIAKRNELLKERAKSYQASGRDVSYLEVLVGSESFSDFVDRVGAVVMIAEADKELLEQYEADKRDHKNKQDSLQQKLTDLTRKKAELEGMQVQLEEQQKQYDLRREQLAKIEEKNIASKAESHIKASNLAVPKQKLDSQANLTNGAAAQNTNEETNGNKNTVITAGYKYIGNSVYVFGGGRNAYDIANGRFDCSGFVHWAFSQAGIKVGSTTDSLKNSGRQISVKEMQPGDLVFFDTYKKDGHVGIYVGNGKFIGSQSSTGVAIADMSTGYWKQKFNGRVIRI